From Fibrobacter sp. UWEL, a single genomic window includes:
- a CDS encoding mechanosensitive ion channel family protein has translation MDIKFAILLIATFVALAFCFFVVNPIAKRIAQKTPNKFDDLLVEKNFFSRVLQLVPAGIFSTGLPEVLDQTSWVFDLCTRVSNVWFALVGCAVGCSIFDVVEALNDNNKRTMNKPLHGIFQAIKLAIFCVCAIVIVSQVSGKSPIFILSALGAAATVLMLIFRDSILGVVSGIQINLSDLLRKGDWIEIDRHHADGTVIDITLTSVKVRNWDKTISVIPAYDLITNSFKNWRGMEESGGRRIKRSLFLDQHSIRFLTEEEIERLSKIEILKPYMDEKRRELATEFVKKYGEGSAPSELDMVNSRHLTNIGTFRAYCTAYLRSSKSVAQDMTLMTRQLQPTPEGLPLEIYAFANVTQWIAYEGIQADIFDHLIAVLPEFGLSLFQYAGYPQGGGAR, from the coding sequence ATGGATATCAAGTTTGCCATTTTACTCATAGCCACCTTTGTGGCGCTGGCTTTCTGCTTTTTTGTGGTGAATCCCATTGCGAAGCGAATTGCTCAAAAGACTCCCAATAAGTTTGATGACTTGCTGGTGGAAAAGAATTTCTTTTCCCGAGTTCTGCAATTAGTTCCTGCCGGTATTTTTAGTACGGGACTCCCGGAAGTTCTGGATCAGACGTCCTGGGTATTTGATCTTTGCACCCGAGTTTCCAATGTGTGGTTTGCTCTTGTGGGTTGTGCTGTTGGCTGCTCCATCTTTGATGTAGTGGAAGCACTGAACGATAACAACAAGCGGACTATGAATAAGCCTTTGCACGGAATTTTCCAGGCAATTAAGCTAGCGATTTTTTGTGTATGCGCAATCGTAATCGTCTCCCAGGTTTCGGGAAAGAGCCCCATCTTTATTCTCTCAGCCTTGGGCGCTGCCGCTACGGTTCTCATGTTGATTTTCCGCGATTCCATCCTGGGGGTGGTTTCTGGAATTCAGATTAACTTGTCCGACTTGTTGCGTAAGGGCGACTGGATTGAAATTGACCGTCACCATGCCGATGGAACGGTCATCGACATTACTCTTACTTCTGTGAAGGTTCGTAACTGGGATAAGACCATCTCTGTGATTCCCGCCTATGACCTCATTACCAACAGCTTCAAGAACTGGCGTGGCATGGAGGAATCCGGTGGTCGCCGCATCAAGCGTTCCCTCTTCCTGGACCAGCATAGCATTCGTTTCTTGACAGAAGAGGAAATAGAGCGCTTGTCCAAGATTGAAATTCTAAAGCCCTACATGGATGAAAAGAGGCGTGAACTTGCTACCGAATTCGTCAAGAAGTATGGGGAAGGTTCCGCTCCCAGCGAGTTGGATATGGTGAATAGCCGCCACCTCACGAATATCGGGACGTTCCGTGCTTACTGCACTGCATATCTCCGCAGCAGCAAGAGCGTTGCTCAGGATATGACCTTGATGACCCGCCAGTTGCAGCCCACTCCCGAGGGCCTGCCGCTGGAAATCTACGCCTTCGCCAATGTGACCCAGTGGATCGCCTACGAAGGAATCCAGGCAGATATCTTCGATCATTTAATTGCCGTCCTTCCTGAATTCGGATTGAGCCTGTTCCAGTATGCGGGTTATCCGCAGGGCGGAGGAGCTAGGTAA
- a CDS encoding GTP-binding protein, which produces MKKSVPITVLTGYLGAGKTTLLNYVLNNQEGYHVAVIVNDIGEVNIDQTLIEKGGNITKADDGTVVPLSNGCICCSLKQDMLEQIAEILETGKFDYILIEASGICEPEPIAQTICMAGAQLRGKNGEPLPCHLDNIVAVVDVLRLADEFGGGEKLLQKDLEEEDIANLLIQQIEFCNTIIMNKVDCLSKNDLEKVKAVVKALQPTAKMIETNFGKVEMNEILDTKQFDYEKVAESAGWAIELNKIDDGHDDDDDEDEDEHHHHDHDHEDHSDCDHEHGVCHHHHDDDDDDDDHDHEHHHHHDHDDEDHSHCDHEHGVCHCGHHHDKDHPHGDEYGISTFVYERRRPFNRKKFEAFLNDYPNSIIRTKGLLWFSDDRDNSFLYEQAGKQATAQNFGRWFAAEDKATQQMILSQNPDLMKVWDAEYGDRIIRLVFIGQHMEKKKIISVLNDCLDD; this is translated from the coding sequence ATGAAGAAATCAGTACCTATTACAGTGCTCACCGGTTACTTAGGAGCCGGTAAAACTACTCTCCTCAACTACGTTCTTAACAACCAGGAAGGCTACCACGTAGCTGTTATCGTCAACGACATTGGCGAAGTAAATATTGACCAGACCCTTATTGAAAAGGGCGGAAACATCACGAAGGCCGACGACGGCACCGTGGTCCCCCTGTCCAATGGCTGTATCTGCTGCTCCCTGAAGCAGGACATGCTGGAACAGATTGCAGAAATTCTGGAAACCGGCAAGTTTGACTACATCCTGATCGAAGCAAGTGGCATCTGCGAACCGGAACCCATCGCACAGACCATCTGCATGGCCGGCGCCCAGCTGAGAGGCAAGAACGGTGAACCGCTCCCCTGCCATCTGGACAATATCGTAGCCGTAGTGGACGTGCTGCGTCTTGCCGACGAATTTGGCGGTGGCGAAAAGCTCCTCCAGAAGGATCTGGAAGAAGAAGATATTGCAAACCTGCTGATCCAGCAGATCGAATTCTGCAACACCATCATCATGAACAAGGTGGATTGCCTTTCCAAGAACGATCTTGAAAAGGTGAAGGCCGTGGTGAAGGCTCTGCAGCCCACCGCCAAGATGATTGAAACCAACTTCGGCAAGGTGGAAATGAATGAAATTCTGGACACCAAGCAGTTCGACTACGAAAAGGTTGCCGAATCCGCAGGTTGGGCCATTGAACTGAACAAGATCGATGACGGTCACGACGACGACGATGATGAAGATGAAGACGAACATCACCATCACGACCATGACCACGAAGACCACAGCGATTGCGATCATGAACACGGCGTCTGCCACCACCATCACGATGATGATGACGACGATGATGACCACGACCATGAACATCATCACCATCATGATCATGACGACGAAGACCACAGCCACTGCGACCATGAACATGGCGTATGCCACTGCGGTCATCACCACGACAAGGATCATCCCCATGGTGACGAATACGGCATTTCTACCTTCGTGTACGAGCGCCGCCGTCCCTTCAACCGCAAGAAGTTCGAAGCTTTCCTGAACGATTATCCCAACAGCATCATCCGCACCAAGGGTCTGCTGTGGTTCAGCGACGATCGCGACAACAGCTTCCTTTACGAACAGGCAGGCAAGCAGGCTACCGCACAGAATTTCGGTCGTTGGTTTGCAGCCGAAGACAAGGCTACCCAGCAGATGATTCTCAGCCAGAATCCTGACCTGATGAAAGTCTGGGACGCAGAATACGGTGACCGCATCATCCGTCTCGTCTTTATCGGCCAGCACATGGAAAAGAAGAAGATTATCTCTGTCCTGAACGACTGTCTGGACGACTAA
- a CDS encoding ABC transporter, whose protein sequence is MDMISLRGCRLHNLKNVDAQFPLGKITVVCGPSGCGKSTLVLDTLHGESKRRYLETLSPFACELLGGRRNIPLDSAEGLSASLAIGPSHGESPAKAYALSISECDSALRTLFAAFAKPACPVCGSPMESTSREEIIRQIASRPEGTKLQFFARMDTGCEGAADGSARGKRGQSLDKLSAVFLAQGYTRAMADGVAYSLADLTDAEREICPKEFFIVVDRVIVRENTRTRIAEAVDGVLKLTHSELTLDENGSRTVFSTVPCCKEHGAAEIKALEAADFTPYNRKNACPCCGGTGFKESAGNDATEEVNEECPECGGLRLKKAFLNATIGGVTWAEVLSTPFSLLEKKVRGLFEERIKQNLVPTLNSLLDRIEAINELDIGYLTAGRSGVTLSGGEMQRLRLASLSTGHLNGLTIALDEPASGLHHTDVEALWKVLKKVQSRGNTLVLIEHNPGIIAKADWIIEMGPGAGEKGGEVLFMGPAKEVLGNPASPTGNWIKYLEGSRKGERHPERSAAKSKDLAIPVRDFALFDMKSVSADFPLKKFSVITGQSGSGKSTLMFRNLAVRANAGEFAPFGIDALSILSTGDFHGNRRSTVLSAIGMGNLLRDLFAKLPESKVRGYAAGKFATHAAGGRCENCKGEGVILDPSGYEETECPVCLGKRFRDEVLEIRFKSLSIADILDMEIGAAYKLFVNMKPFADKLKPLVDTGLEYLRLGQSTAHLSGGERARLRLSIALARAKAPNTLFLFDEPARGLHQVDIKHLLELIRGLTEAGHTVVAIEHAQDFVNAADYVVELSR, encoded by the coding sequence ATGGATATGATTTCTCTTCGCGGATGTAGGCTCCACAACTTGAAGAATGTGGATGCGCAGTTCCCGTTGGGAAAGATTACTGTGGTTTGCGGCCCCTCCGGCTGCGGAAAATCAACTCTAGTTTTGGACACCCTTCACGGGGAAAGTAAGCGTCGCTATCTGGAGACGCTTTCTCCTTTTGCATGCGAACTGCTGGGTGGTCGCAGGAATATTCCGCTGGACAGCGCCGAAGGTTTGAGCGCTAGTTTGGCCATCGGCCCTAGCCACGGGGAATCGCCCGCGAAGGCTTATGCTTTAAGTATTTCGGAATGCGATAGCGCCTTGCGGACACTGTTTGCGGCGTTTGCGAAACCGGCCTGCCCTGTTTGCGGCAGCCCTATGGAAAGTACCAGCCGTGAAGAAATCATCAGGCAGATTGCAAGCAGGCCGGAAGGGACGAAGTTGCAGTTTTTCGCCAGGATGGACACAGGCTGCGAGGGCGCCGCTGACGGCAGCGCAAGGGGTAAGCGCGGACAGTCGCTGGACAAGTTGTCCGCGGTTTTCTTGGCGCAAGGTTACACCCGCGCCATGGCTGATGGAGTCGCTTACTCTCTCGCCGATTTAACCGACGCAGAGCGGGAAATTTGCCCTAAGGAATTCTTTATTGTGGTGGACCGCGTCATTGTTCGCGAGAACACCCGCACTCGTATTGCAGAAGCTGTAGATGGCGTTTTGAAGCTGACCCACAGCGAACTGACTCTGGACGAAAACGGCTCGCGCACCGTGTTTAGCACGGTTCCCTGTTGTAAGGAACACGGTGCAGCAGAAATCAAGGCACTGGAAGCCGCAGACTTTACGCCCTACAACCGCAAGAACGCCTGCCCTTGCTGTGGCGGAACAGGATTTAAGGAAAGTGCGGGCAACGATGCGACGGAAGAAGTCAACGAAGAATGCCCGGAGTGCGGCGGCCTGCGATTGAAGAAGGCCTTCTTGAACGCAACCATCGGGGGCGTTACCTGGGCCGAAGTTTTAAGTACGCCCTTCTCCCTGCTGGAGAAAAAAGTCCGCGGGCTCTTCGAAGAACGCATTAAGCAGAATTTGGTTCCTACGCTGAACAGCCTGCTGGACCGCATCGAAGCCATTAACGAACTGGACATCGGCTACCTGACAGCAGGTCGTTCCGGCGTCACTTTGTCTGGCGGCGAAATGCAGCGTTTGCGTTTGGCCAGTTTGTCTACCGGACATCTGAACGGTCTAACCATCGCCTTGGACGAACCGGCCAGCGGCCTTCACCACACTGATGTGGAAGCCCTTTGGAAGGTGTTGAAGAAAGTTCAGTCCCGCGGCAACACGCTGGTTTTAATTGAACACAATCCCGGCATTATTGCAAAGGCAGACTGGATTATTGAAATGGGTCCTGGCGCTGGCGAAAAAGGCGGCGAAGTTCTGTTCATGGGCCCCGCAAAAGAAGTTTTAGGCAACCCCGCCTCCCCCACAGGAAACTGGATTAAGTATTTGGAAGGATCCCGCAAAGGAGAACGTCATCCCGAGCGGAGCGCAGCGAAGTCGAAGGATCTAGCCATCCCCGTTCGCGATTTCGCCCTTTTCGACATGAAATCCGTTTCCGCAGATTTCCCTCTAAAGAAATTCAGCGTGATTACGGGCCAAAGCGGTAGCGGCAAGTCCACCCTCATGTTCAGGAATCTGGCAGTCCGCGCAAATGCTGGCGAATTCGCCCCCTTTGGAATTGACGCTCTGTCTATTCTCTCCACAGGCGACTTCCACGGAAACCGCCGCAGTACCGTACTTAGTGCCATCGGTATGGGCAACCTCCTGCGAGACCTGTTTGCAAAGCTTCCCGAAAGCAAAGTCCGTGGGTACGCCGCGGGCAAATTCGCAACCCACGCCGCAGGCGGCCGCTGCGAAAACTGCAAGGGCGAAGGCGTCATCTTGGATCCCTCCGGCTACGAGGAAACCGAATGCCCAGTCTGTCTGGGCAAGCGCTTCCGTGATGAGGTTCTTGAAATACGATTCAAAAGTTTAAGCATCGCAGATATTCTGGACATGGAAATCGGCGCCGCCTACAAGCTGTTCGTGAACATGAAACCTTTCGCAGACAAGTTGAAGCCCCTGGTAGACACAGGCTTGGAATACCTGCGTTTAGGCCAATCCACCGCTCACCTTTCCGGCGGCGAACGCGCCCGTTTGCGTCTCTCCATCGCTCTTGCAAGAGCCAAGGCACCCAACACGCTGTTCTTATTTGACGAACCTGCCCGAGGCTTACATCAGGTGGATATCAAACACCTGCTGGAACTGATCCGCGGACTCACAGAAGCAGGTCACACCGTGGTGGCCATTGAACACGCTCAGGACTTTGTGAACGCCGCCGACTACGTGGTGGAATTAAGCCGATAA
- a CDS encoding YitT family protein: MRLTKDKVVSFLWQHFLLLISLYVMTLGVAVCVRSHLGSCVISVLPYVFDQAGRQGMVPALTIGQYTCIMNFILVFGQILVLRRKFQLVQLFQLVIGFFFGYLIDLNMFLTTWLVPDALWMQILTQFVGCTILGFGIAFEVRCGSVTMPGEGFPVAISKVTGIEFPKVKICVDTTLVILGVAACFAFFGAWQWHIVGVGTLFAMFYVGFAVKQVSKRIGWFNKVLHYRPGFRRYVFGLARMIYKKK, from the coding sequence TTGCGATTGACAAAGGATAAGGTTGTTTCATTTTTGTGGCAGCATTTCTTGCTGTTGATTTCTCTTTACGTTATGACCTTGGGTGTGGCGGTTTGCGTCCGTTCGCACTTGGGTTCCTGCGTTATTAGCGTTTTGCCTTATGTGTTTGATCAGGCTGGTAGGCAGGGGATGGTGCCGGCGTTGACCATTGGCCAGTACACTTGCATTATGAATTTTATCCTGGTGTTTGGCCAGATTCTTGTGTTGCGCCGCAAATTCCAACTGGTGCAGTTGTTTCAGCTGGTCATTGGATTTTTCTTCGGTTACCTCATTGACCTAAATATGTTCCTGACCACATGGCTTGTACCGGATGCTTTATGGATGCAAATCTTGACTCAGTTTGTGGGCTGCACCATTCTCGGTTTTGGCATTGCTTTTGAAGTGCGTTGCGGCTCTGTGACTATGCCTGGGGAAGGTTTCCCGGTGGCTATCAGCAAGGTGACTGGAATTGAATTTCCCAAGGTAAAAATCTGCGTAGATACGACCCTTGTGATTTTGGGTGTTGCCGCTTGCTTCGCTTTCTTTGGTGCTTGGCAGTGGCATATTGTTGGCGTGGGTACTTTATTCGCTATGTTCTATGTGGGCTTTGCGGTAAAGCAGGTGAGCAAACGAATCGGCTGGTTTAACAAGGTGCTCCACTATCGTCCCGGCTTTCGCCGCTATGTATTCGGCCTTGCCCGAATGATTTATAAGAAGAAATAG
- a CDS encoding EAL domain-containing response regulator, whose amino-acid sequence MLKSEILIVDDSEINRSMLRLMLQEEYEVTEAENGAEALALIEKGDHIFRLILLDLVMPVMDGFTFLTELQKQKQLQIPVIIISGDSSEESLDKSYGLGAVDFFTKPFNPSIVNHRVQNVISLYSHGYRDVLTGCYTRNGFIQVCENFIQKVEDPSIYSIIFYDLKNFKAINSIFGTAGGDLALKYTSQGIQKSNLAPLFVARLEADHFVCLAETNRIDIAAMMEENGAVVEFNGRPMQIRFRMGVAHIDSKAPIAGYMDRAKLALSYIEDEYLKPYAIFDEKMSENYVNAAVVATDFETSLEKNEFKVYYQPVMEASTGKIASAEALIRWIHPERGFVRPDLFIPVLEKDGYISKLDLFVDLKVHSVMNDWKNQGLPTVPVSVNLSWMDFYDADMIRFILDRLETNQAAPGQVRYEITESSFAALKENRDGVLKEMQSLGAWLLMDDFGSGYSSLAMLMNYKFNILKIDMSIVRKLEEKPEVPHIVELIINMCHHLGMKVVAEGVETESQLNFLKNAGCDYIQGYYFSKPLPEADFKEFLAKCRAEGNIVEN is encoded by the coding sequence ATGCTAAAGAGTGAAATTCTTATTGTAGATGACTCTGAAATCAATCGCAGTATGCTGCGCTTGATGTTGCAGGAAGAATACGAAGTTACGGAAGCGGAAAACGGCGCAGAAGCACTGGCCTTAATCGAAAAAGGCGATCACATTTTCCGTTTAATTCTGCTGGATCTGGTAATGCCTGTTATGGATGGATTTACCTTCCTTACAGAACTGCAGAAGCAGAAACAACTGCAAATTCCTGTCATTATTATCTCTGGAGACAGCTCCGAAGAGTCTCTTGACAAGTCCTACGGCCTCGGGGCAGTAGACTTCTTTACCAAGCCTTTTAACCCCAGCATCGTAAACCATCGAGTACAGAACGTTATTTCCCTGTACTCCCATGGCTATCGGGATGTACTGACCGGCTGCTATACCCGTAATGGATTTATCCAGGTCTGCGAGAACTTCATCCAGAAGGTGGAGGATCCCTCCATCTACTCCATCATCTTTTACGACCTGAAGAACTTCAAGGCAATCAACTCTATTTTTGGAACAGCAGGCGGAGACTTGGCACTTAAATATACTAGCCAGGGCATTCAGAAAAGCAATCTAGCCCCTCTATTCGTAGCCCGTCTAGAAGCAGACCACTTCGTATGCCTAGCCGAAACCAATAGAATCGACATCGCCGCCATGATGGAAGAAAACGGGGCCGTAGTTGAATTCAACGGACGTCCCATGCAGATTCGTTTCCGCATGGGTGTTGCCCATATTGACTCCAAGGCTCCTATCGCAGGCTATATGGACAGGGCAAAGCTAGCCCTGAGCTATATCGAAGATGAATATCTGAAGCCTTATGCAATCTTTGACGAAAAGATGTCCGAAAACTACGTCAACGCAGCTGTCGTTGCCACAGACTTTGAAACCAGCCTGGAAAAGAACGAGTTTAAGGTATACTACCAGCCTGTGATGGAAGCATCCACCGGTAAGATTGCCTCAGCAGAAGCTTTGATCCGCTGGATCCATCCCGAGCGCGGTTTCGTACGTCCGGACTTGTTCATTCCTGTTCTGGAAAAGGACGGCTACATTTCCAAGTTGGACCTGTTTGTAGACTTGAAGGTCCATTCCGTCATGAATGACTGGAAAAATCAAGGCCTCCCAACAGTGCCAGTTTCTGTCAATCTTTCCTGGATGGATTTCTACGACGCCGACATGATTCGCTTTATCCTGGACCGTCTGGAAACGAACCAGGCAGCCCCGGGACAGGTCCGTTATGAAATTACGGAATCTTCCTTCGCAGCCCTCAAGGAAAATCGCGACGGAGTCCTTAAGGAAATGCAGAGTCTTGGCGCATGGCTACTGATGGATGACTTCGGAAGTGGCTACTCTTCTCTTGCAATGCTCATGAACTACAAGTTCAACATCCTGAAAATTGACATGAGTATTGTACGCAAACTGGAAGAAAAGCCTGAAGTGCCCCATATCGTGGAACTAATCATCAATATGTGTCACCATCTGGGAATGAAGGTTGTAGCCGAAGGCGTGGAAACCGAAAGCCAGCTCAACTTCCTCAAAAATGCTGGATGTGACTACATTCAGGGTTATTACTTTAGTAAGCCTCTGCCCGAAGCGGATTTCAAGGAATTCCTCGCAAAGTGCAGGGCCGAAGGAAACATCGTAGAGAACTAG
- a CDS encoding ATP-binding protein: protein MSTKQKSHKKFELDQLKTGMFILAIGVVLEAVFLFSTYRSTEKQLKTEYRAHAEEIAGSITRELNNAYETTELLRDLYNVYDELFLNDFNKICAELTKDNLAIGSMYFAPNGIIKYSYPSTVDSATSNFEMLKDSIQGPKALKAIQDQKPTIAGPHHLVEGGEGFIVRTPIFKRDRFEAFSIIVIDKETLITQIKNNPKFHHYKFAIWKDEDPTAILDANGFILTSNENDKVSRDNFVSFEVLNDIWHISVEPVEGLKVWGSMKYSLIASITLLFVLAALFYIQSIAMGRKRQLQMERMSNKAKSQFLFSMSHDIRTPMNAILGFADLMKKNLDDKEKLKDYLEKINSSSTFLLSLINNVLEMARIESGKVTLDENIINTQKFEDVTDAVFTDLAHSKGLEFRNDYHLIHEYVIGDEMKLRELTLNIVSNAIKYTPVGGYVKLSLIESENKTPGYTTFTAICEDSGIGISKEYLPHIFDEFSRERNSTDSKISGTGLGMPIVKRLLNLMNGTIDIESEVGKGTKITIVLPLRLPTEEQMAAARQAETQSHGNTIHTEMLNRAPVSDKIFNGHRILLAEDNDLNAEIATAILEEMSLSVERVPDGIQCIQTLSKHANGYFDVILMDIQMPNMNGYDATRAIRSLNMPEKANIPIIAMTANAFDEDRQKAFESGMNDHVAKPIDAYKLAKSIEKALNLRKT from the coding sequence ATGAGTACGAAGCAGAAATCACATAAAAAGTTCGAGCTTGACCAGCTAAAAACAGGGATGTTCATCCTTGCCATAGGTGTCGTGTTGGAAGCTGTTTTCCTTTTCTCAACCTATAGAAGTACAGAAAAGCAGCTAAAAACTGAATATAGGGCTCATGCCGAGGAAATTGCCGGCAGTATTACTAGAGAACTCAACAATGCGTACGAAACTACGGAACTTCTCAGGGACTTGTATAACGTCTATGACGAACTATTCCTGAACGACTTCAATAAAATCTGTGCAGAACTGACCAAGGACAATCTTGCCATTGGCAGTATGTATTTCGCGCCCAATGGAATCATCAAGTATTCCTACCCCAGTACTGTAGATTCCGCAACCTCCAACTTTGAAATGTTAAAGGACTCCATCCAGGGGCCTAAGGCACTAAAAGCAATCCAGGACCAAAAGCCCACCATTGCAGGACCTCATCACCTGGTGGAAGGAGGCGAAGGATTCATCGTTCGTACTCCTATATTCAAGAGAGATCGCTTTGAGGCATTCTCCATCATTGTCATTGATAAGGAAACCTTGATTACCCAAATCAAGAATAACCCTAAATTTCACCATTACAAATTCGCCATCTGGAAAGACGAAGATCCAACAGCAATTCTTGACGCAAATGGCTTTATCTTAACCAGCAATGAAAACGATAAAGTTTCCAGGGACAATTTCGTTTCCTTCGAAGTATTAAACGACATTTGGCACATTTCCGTTGAGCCCGTCGAAGGACTAAAGGTCTGGGGATCCATGAAGTATTCCCTGATAGCCTCCATCACTCTTCTTTTCGTTCTCGCAGCCCTATTCTATATACAGTCCATTGCTATGGGGCGTAAACGTCAGTTGCAAATGGAACGTATGTCCAACAAGGCAAAGAGTCAGTTCCTATTCAGCATGAGCCACGACATTAGAACACCCATGAATGCAATTCTTGGTTTTGCGGACTTGATGAAGAAGAATCTGGATGATAAGGAAAAACTAAAAGACTATCTAGAAAAGATTAACTCCTCCAGTACATTCCTGCTATCCTTAATCAACAATGTTCTAGAAATGGCCCGAATCGAAAGTGGCAAGGTTACTCTAGACGAAAACATAATCAACACCCAAAAATTTGAAGACGTTACAGACGCGGTCTTTACAGACTTGGCTCACAGCAAGGGGTTGGAATTCCGTAACGATTATCATCTCATCCATGAGTATGTCATTGGCGATGAAATGAAGTTAAGGGAACTTACCCTGAACATTGTCAGCAACGCAATCAAGTATACCCCTGTAGGCGGTTACGTCAAGCTTAGCCTTATAGAATCAGAAAATAAGACTCCCGGCTACACCACCTTTACCGCGATTTGCGAGGATTCCGGCATCGGGATCAGCAAGGAATATCTACCCCATATCTTTGACGAATTCTCCCGAGAAAGGAATTCCACCGACAGCAAGATTTCCGGTACTGGTCTAGGCATGCCCATTGTCAAAAGGCTTCTCAACCTGATGAACGGAACCATCGACATTGAAAGCGAGGTTGGAAAGGGCACGAAGATAACCATTGTCCTCCCCCTCCGCCTCCCCACGGAAGAACAGATGGCCGCAGCAAGACAGGCAGAAACCCAGTCACACGGCAACACCATTCATACGGAAATGTTGAACCGCGCACCAGTCAGCGATAAAATTTTCAATGGGCATCGTATCCTTCTCGCCGAGGATAATGACCTCAATGCGGAAATTGCCACAGCCATCCTGGAAGAAATGAGCCTCTCTGTAGAACGAGTTCCCGACGGTATCCAGTGCATTCAGACCTTAAGCAAACATGCTAACGGATATTTCGACGTGATTCTTATGGACATTCAGATGCCCAATATGAATGGCTATGACGCCACTCGAGCCATCCGATCCCTGAATATGCCAGAAAAGGCAAACATTCCCATCATCGCCATGACTGCCAACGCCTTTGACGAAGACCGACAGAAAGCATTTGAATCCGGCATGAACGACCATGTGGCAAAGCCTATTGACGCCTACAAGCTGGCAAAATCTATAGAAAAAGCACTGAATTTAAGGAAAACCTAA
- a CDS encoding YihY/virulence factor BrkB family protein, with protein sequence MPEWFKNFSWERIFDALAEKSPVPIKVAVTAGKSFLYYHGLTRAAALTYTTFLAMVPLLIMLTSITIAVGMGSFMSDYIPHIIDMLPLDWPTEPLVELIKNAETIPIGRLGIIGAVGLFVTFILAFGSLESNFNVVWENKISRTLIRQIEIYTPFFLLVAITIGLYAGFVNHVQGVLNEIVVDGLHFTPEVTKTMINAFWSITFHAAALLFIFLMLFALPSRPKMKGPRPYTNRKLMVSSIGVTALAWVCIIVYVKILVLIQTTLVIRMSIFYGSLAFIPLLLLLVFGVWTIILCGNSLVWTICFWPEAGRRIWNWRGGSSNL encoded by the coding sequence ATGCCCGAATGGTTTAAAAATTTCTCCTGGGAAAGGATCTTCGACGCCCTGGCCGAAAAGTCACCCGTGCCCATCAAAGTTGCGGTAACCGCCGGCAAGTCCTTTCTGTATTACCACGGTCTCACCCGTGCAGCCGCCCTGACTTATACGACCTTCCTTGCAATGGTTCCCCTGCTCATTATGCTCACCTCTATCACTATTGCGGTTGGCATGGGCAGCTTTATGTCCGACTACATTCCCCACATCATCGACATGCTTCCCCTGGACTGGCCTACAGAACCACTGGTGGAATTGATCAAGAATGCGGAGACCATTCCCATCGGACGTCTAGGAATTATTGGTGCAGTCGGTCTTTTCGTTACCTTTATCCTGGCATTTGGAAGTCTTGAATCCAACTTCAACGTGGTGTGGGAAAACAAGATTTCCAGAACCCTCATTCGCCAGATCGAGATTTACACCCCTTTCTTCCTGCTGGTGGCCATTACCATCGGACTTTATGCAGGATTTGTAAATCACGTACAGGGTGTTCTTAACGAAATCGTAGTGGATGGACTGCACTTCACTCCGGAAGTTACCAAGACCATGATCAACGCCTTCTGGTCCATCACCTTCCATGCAGCAGCCCTGTTGTTCATCTTCCTGATGTTATTCGCCCTGCCCTCCAGACCTAAAATGAAAGGGCCGAGACCTTATACAAATCGCAAGCTCATGGTTTCGTCCATCGGTGTCACTGCCCTGGCCTGGGTTTGCATTATTGTTTACGTAAAGATTCTAGTGCTCATTCAGACTACCCTGGTCATCAGGATGTCCATTTTCTACGGTTCTCTGGCATTCATCCCCCTTTTGTTGCTCCTGGTGTTCGGTGTGTGGACCATTATCCTTTGCGGAAACAGCTTGGTATGGACCATCTGTTTCTGGCCGGAAGCAGGAAGACGAATCTGGAACTGGAGAGGAGGTTCAAGCAATCTATGA
- a CDS encoding Hpt domain-containing protein: MDIKELYVKIGGNYEDVLGRLMKDSLVEKFALMYLKDTSFETLMAAITAGNIPDSFRAAHSLKGVSANLGFEELRKAASNLTEQLRPQTTPANAEMVEAVKAAHEKVVGGLKDYQPA; the protein is encoded by the coding sequence ATGGATATCAAAGAACTTTATGTTAAGATTGGCGGAAATTACGAAGACGTCCTGGGACGCCTGATGAAGGACTCCCTTGTGGAAAAATTCGCCCTCATGTACCTGAAGGACACCTCTTTCGAGACCCTCATGGCTGCAATCACCGCAGGAAATATCCCTGACAGTTTCCGTGCGGCACACTCCCTGAAAGGCGTATCTGCCAACCTGGGTTTCGAGGAACTGCGTAAGGCAGCCTCCAACCTGACCGAACAGCTCCGCCCTCAGACTACCCCGGCAAACGCAGAAATGGTAGAAGCAGTAAAGGCTGCTCACGAAAAAGTTGTTGGCGGCCTCAAGGATTACCAACCGGCCTAA